gtcagATATTGAGCGACTCGTGGATTACCACTGggatttaacaaaaaaaaagtccccaTAAGCTtactatttctttatttagaTTAGGACGATGAAACGGCAGGACTTGATGAGTAGAATAATGGGATTTTTCTCCCCACAGAAGGATAGGATTACATTTAAGGTAAAGTACACGCCATTTGGCAGCACAGTATGGTTCAAATTCTACCCAAAAGGTGAATTCCAGCTTGAACTAGATCCGGGAGAGCTCGATTCGTTTGTAACGATTTTTGGTCAGAAGAAAGCTGTTGTTAAGCAGCATAAGGATATGCTTGACTTGAGCACGTacacagttgagaaaaagagCACCTCTCAGTTTGGATTACCACCAAGGTGATTTTTCTTATTAGATGTTTATGTGTTCATCTGTGAGATGGTTGTTTACAGCTTCGCTCTGTATACGGAACAGGTTGAAGCGACATACGCTATTTTCGAGCCCGGCGTTTCTGCGATCCTACGAAAATACGAGAAAGCTATTGAATATGTGCATATCTCGGATCAGTACAGTGGTCCTAAACCACCGGAGTGCGTTgtgatttctttgatttttctttattctactTTGTTTTCTCCTTATTTCTTACATTCCAGAGGTGAGACGTATACTCGGCTGCCAGAGGTGGTACGATTGGTTCAGTTCAGTTTGAATCTTGATGAATGTCGTGATAAAGAAGCACAGGCTGAATTGCTTCACCTCATGTTTTACATAGTCGACAAAGTATGTGTTATAAGCAATTCTTCTTATTAATAGGAATATCTTACTGTTAAGGTCCGTAAATTCCGTCTAAGTAAAGAAGCGAAGCAAAAAGCGGATAAGAGACGTCGTGAAGTTGAAGAAGCATTTATTAAGACAACACATCAGTTGCGACAAGAGGCTGCTCAGGTAGCGTTATTTCCAGATTCTGTCATCAATGAAACGTAGTAGTTGTCAATCCAATGCCaatttttcgccttttttcgCATGAAGACCAGCGATaatgtgattttaaaaaatgtttcattaCATGGAGAACTTCCTATTCGCCAAAGAGTAAGAATTCCTTTACCTTCGCTTTTGTTAGAGTTTTTCCTCCAATAGGTAAAGACACtaggaaaaatgatttttctaatttctggcTTCTAACAACACACAGTGGTCTTTCTTACTTGTACTCATTCGTTAAGGGACTTCTACTCTAGAGGGTTGTGTTCAATACGTCTTGTAGCTTTGAAAACTGGTTTCTTTTCTCAGGATTCTAACAAATCACTATGTCCTCTTTCAAGGGGAAGATCTTCAATATAGTCTTGAATAACTGACATATTTGCACTTTTTATCAGGCACGGAGAGAGGAGAAGACAAGGGAACGAAAGCAACGACTTTTGGAGGAGGAAGATCCAGAAAAGCAAAGACGTTTGGAGGTAGGTTAAGTTACATTGTGATACTTCCCTATTTCCTTCCACGTAGAGTTTGAAGTAGTGAGCTTACGAATATTTTCGTACTTAACGTGAGGTATAGTTATTCTTCATAAGTGCTCGTGGAAGGCTGTTGGctgctgttttgtttttcctttagaGCAAGATTGATAGTTTACTACTTAATTTGCGTGTGTCGTGGAATTGTAAACTGGATATATCCATCATTACATCTTTGAAGTTACTTGAGATTAGAATAAAGGGGTAGCAGAAACTGCTGTTCATGCTGGTACCTGATGTGTTCATATTTCTCAATCTGATTCCTCAAATTCGACTCTTTTCAGAAGCTCGAAATGAAGCGAGAGGCGAAGGCCAAACAACCAAAGATGAAGCAGCTGAAAGTGAAGATGTAGATAGTGACATATTGTCAGTTTGTCTATATTAGACTATCATGGATTCGTTGTTGAGCGTAAAACTTGTTGCCAATATGGTGATCTATCAGTTTGCGACACAGGTTGTTATAGGAAAGTTTTATAGgatatttattcacttcttaTTAACTATTTTGTGTTGTTATTAGAATGAGAATTTATAAATACTCCGGAAACTCGTCCTTTGCTATAGAACTTTGCTTGTTGAAAGTCGAATATCAGTGATTAAATTCGCTTagatttttaagtttttttttctatcgttGGTTCAATGTTTACGTGATCAATTTGTGAGATATGGATGCTTCATTGTAAGATATAATTTATTGAACCTCAATACAAAAATGAttattatgtttttgtttttgttagcaTGTACGTTTAGAGTGACAAACATATAGGGAGGATTTAAGACCTGTACTAAAATGTAGACTTCTTTAAATTATCTTCGCTGAGTTCTCTAATACATGATTCCTGGCGCTAGTTCCCGTAGTTTCTCTTTCTCTGAAAGGCCTTGTGATCGATCGGAGGAGATTCCAGTAGCCGATATTCGTTGGCTTGGAAAGTTTGGCTTGGAGACGCGTAGAAAGAAGCAACATGCTGTGTGTCCTCTTCCATAGAGGCGTTTACTCAGCCGGATGTTAAAACTCACCGCAAGTAGGGGAGGActcccttgaaaaaaaaccgcttcgTTGAGAACAATGAGGTGtgtagattaaaaaaaagttgctagTGGGACTACTGATAAGGTTCCGCTTCATCCCGAATTGCCATGTTCtgggaaataagaaaaaacctcTACAAGACCGTGCAATCAGCTCCGGATATGTTCAGCGAGGTGAGCGTAAGGAGTTGCCATAAGACGCGATTTCTTTCTGCTTCGAATGGGCGCATCACATTCATCCGGTTAAACATATTCGGCTATAAACTACAAACTAACTAAACTACGACTATAAactcggttcaaaacgacctcAGACGGGGTTGAGTGTAATTGCTTAAACTGGATATGAGTGAATTAGCGATTGCGGTCGAGATAGGACCCTGCTTAGCTCAATTCGGATCCCAAGGAAGAGGGTCCCAAAACGCCGCTTTGAGTGCAGCCACTCATGTAATTGCATCAAGCTTCACGTGGTTTTGGCTgcacttctctcttttttcagattttcagattttcagattaaaaaaaaatgtccaaaaCAAATAACCATCGCCGATACAATCCTCTGCTCGACGAATGGGTAATTGTGGCGAGTAATCGAGTT
This window of the Necator americanus strain Aroian chromosome III, whole genome shotgun sequence genome carries:
- a CDS encoding hypothetical protein (NECATOR_CHRIII.G9910.T1); protein product: MKFAFTVVFLLLAFSRSSSSSSQAEIEDNEFAEFEDEETEEVEQRPNTATVEKGTLKEETRKQKLEHSQKADDFDDDYGVVEDEEELKEKEDEPQPVQPLKFADVPAHFRSNWASYQVEALVLAVIAMYLLNYVIGRNTNQSMALEWFDNVRGLLEQQFALVGDDGVNEYPESSAAVQRETDCSYTVWCSGRVGVNGMLIQIRTMKRQDLMSRIMGFFSPQKDRITFKLELDPGELDSFVTIFGQKKAVVKQHKDMLDLSTYTVEKKSTSQFGLPPSFALYTEQVEATYAIFEPGVSAILRKYEKAIEYVHISDQYSGPKPPEGETYTRLPEVVRLVQFSLNLDECRDKEAQAELLHLMFYIVDKVRKFRLSKEAKQKADKRRREVEEAFIKTTHQLRQEAAQARREEKTRERKQRLLEEEDPEKQRRLEKLEMKREAKAKQPKMKQLKVKM
- a CDS encoding hypothetical protein (NECATOR_CHRIII.G9910.T2), with the protein product MMMRLQRPCCPIQEYRMQIKTELKYCKRYNRTSYYYLLVHCQELRKSAFLRGLLNFICRSSSSSSQAEIEDNEFAEFEDEETEEVEQRPNTATVEKGTLKEETRKQKLEHSQKADDFDDDYGVVEDEEELKEKEDEPQPVQPLKFADVPAHFRSNWASYQVEALVLAVIAMYLLNYVIGRNTNQSMALEWFDNVRGLLEQQFALVGDDGVNEYPESSAAVQRETDCSYTVWCSGRVGVNGMLIQIRTMKRQDLMSRIMGFFSPQKDRITFKLELDPGELDSFVTIFGQKKAVVKQHKDMLDLSTYTVEKKSTSQFGLPPSFALYTEQVEATYAIFEPGVSAILRKYEKAIEYVHISDQYSGPKPPEGETYTRLPEVVRLVQFSLNLDECRDKEAQAELLHLMFYIVDKVRKFRLSKEAKQKADKRRREVEEAFIKTTHQLRQEAAQARREEKTRERKQRLLEEEDPEKQRRLEKLEMKREAKAKQPKMKQLKVKM